One part of the Bacteroidia bacterium genome encodes these proteins:
- a CDS encoding cytochrome P450, translating to MPKSSLKDIPGSEAFWGIPDTLRFFKDPRNLQLRKQKKYGDIFRSSFLGRPIITLMSKEATKFLLVDNPKAFNSREPWELVLKDLFPNGLMLMDGAQHKYHRSIVAEAFKKAPMEGYLALMRPIVDDFMSKLSSGEVLLFPTFKSWTLEIALKVFFGLDTGTQLPKINRAVSRIVKASTSFPIKLPFTTYGKGIRARKELLHFFQSLVKEKKQNPGEDLFSRLCVAKNEEGEMLDEEQVVDHLIFILMAAHDTTASTMTSLSYFLAKHPEWRQKCREEVEAFYGRKEDFKVRELREMEQLGLAIKETLRLYPPLVTVSRKCTDAVQFGGYDFPAGTFLSTPFGHHHLNAEIWEEAHTFDPERFSSERKEHMKCPYAYSPFGAGIHHCIGFAFAEMQIKLIMSQFLMKADWTVPTDYQIPMKSVPIQEPQDGLPVQLSLRAK from the coding sequence ATGCCCAAATCCAGCCTAAAAGATATTCCCGGTAGCGAAGCTTTTTGGGGAATTCCCGATACCCTGAGATTTTTCAAAGATCCTCGAAACCTACAATTACGCAAGCAAAAGAAGTATGGGGATATTTTTCGTTCAAGCTTTCTCGGCAGACCCATCATCACCCTGATGTCGAAGGAAGCAACAAAATTCTTACTGGTAGATAATCCTAAAGCCTTCAATAGTCGTGAACCCTGGGAACTCGTTCTGAAAGACCTTTTTCCCAATGGACTTATGTTGATGGATGGGGCCCAACATAAATACCATCGAAGCATTGTTGCCGAAGCTTTCAAAAAAGCACCGATGGAAGGCTATTTAGCTCTGATGCGTCCCATAGTGGATGATTTCATGAGCAAGCTTTCATCAGGCGAAGTCTTACTCTTCCCTACCTTCAAAAGCTGGACCCTGGAAATTGCCCTGAAAGTATTTTTCGGTCTGGATACAGGTACTCAGCTCCCAAAGATCAATAGAGCAGTAAGTCGAATCGTTAAAGCCAGTACTTCCTTTCCTATAAAACTCCCTTTTACAACTTATGGCAAAGGAATAAGGGCCAGAAAAGAACTACTACATTTCTTCCAATCCCTGGTAAAAGAAAAAAAGCAAAATCCGGGAGAGGATCTTTTTAGCAGATTATGTGTGGCGAAAAATGAGGAGGGAGAAATGCTGGATGAGGAACAGGTGGTTGATCATTTGATTTTCATTTTGATGGCTGCACATGACACCACGGCCAGCACCATGACGAGCTTGTCCTATTTCCTGGCTAAACATCCCGAATGGCGGCAAAAATGTCGAGAAGAAGTCGAAGCTTTTTATGGGCGAAAAGAAGATTTTAAGGTCCGGGAATTAAGAGAAATGGAGCAGCTTGGACTTGCCATCAAAGAAACCTTACGCTTATATCCTCCTCTGGTAACGGTTTCCCGCAAATGTACAGATGCCGTTCAGTTTGGCGGCTATGATTTTCCAGCTGGAACTTTTTTAAGTACTCCTTTCGGCCACCATCACCTGAATGCTGAAATATGGGAGGAAGCTCATACTTTCGATCCGGAAAGGTTTAGCAGCGAAAGGAAGGAACACATGAAATGCCCTTATGCCTACTCCCCTTTTGGAGCCGGCATTCATCATTGCATCGGTTTTGCATTCGCCGAAATGCAAATCAAACTGATCATGAGTCAATTTCTCATGAAAGCAGATTGGACTGTACCCACAGATTATCAGATTCCGATGAAATCTGTCCCCATCCAGGAACCCCAGGACGGATTACCAGTCCAACTTTCCCTCAGAGCTAAATAG
- a CDS encoding Do family serine endopeptidase, with product MKQVALSAITALVVSLACIATYHNYQSNLSQASEEIGKETPSDDELFARGVSQEEMPQYVPANRSLGQAPQNFNFAAQKAMPAVVHIKSFQSYQRNENGYDNFYYELFGIKPQRYKGNQQLSSGSGVIISPDGYIVTNNHVIQDADELEVSLSDNRSYKATVIGTDPSTDLGLIKIEAKSLPSLSLANSDESQVGDWVLAVGNPFSLASTATAGIVSAIGRDLEIIKDRMAIESFIQTDAAVNPGNSGGALVNLEGNLIGINTAIASPTGTYAGYAFAVPANIVKKVVTDLKQYGSVQRAFLGVANMQALNGELSKKLGIDLTEGVYVGELTEQGGAYQGGLQAGDVIVSIDGVKTRNEAKLLELIGRNRPGDQIDVKVYRNKKNRSFRVTLTNAYGETVILAPERNETLNKLGLSIRDLSEKEMSRLNIERGILVEKLYAGLLRSQTSIREKFIVLKFNGELIDSAEDFTKALETSKEKVSITGFYPRYNRLQTYEFDMGLAENTN from the coding sequence ATGAAACAAGTTGCCCTAAGTGCCATAACTGCGCTAGTTGTAAGCCTCGCTTGCATTGCAACCTACCATAACTATCAATCCAATTTAAGTCAGGCATCTGAGGAAATTGGAAAGGAAACGCCAAGCGATGATGAGCTTTTTGCTCGTGGGGTTTCTCAAGAAGAAATGCCTCAATATGTCCCGGCAAACAGAAGCCTCGGGCAAGCCCCCCAAAACTTTAACTTTGCCGCCCAAAAGGCTATGCCTGCGGTGGTACACATCAAATCCTTCCAAAGCTATCAACGCAATGAGAATGGATATGACAATTTCTATTATGAACTCTTTGGGATAAAGCCTCAGCGCTATAAAGGCAATCAGCAATTATCCTCCGGCTCTGGTGTTATTATCAGTCCAGATGGATACATCGTTACCAATAATCACGTGATACAGGATGCCGATGAACTGGAAGTCAGTTTATCCGATAATCGCAGCTATAAAGCTACCGTTATTGGAACCGATCCATCTACCGATCTTGGCCTTATCAAAATAGAAGCAAAGAGTCTTCCCAGTCTGAGTCTTGCAAATTCAGATGAAAGCCAGGTTGGCGATTGGGTTCTCGCTGTAGGGAATCCCTTTTCTCTGGCTTCCACTGCCACTGCGGGTATCGTAAGTGCCATTGGTCGTGATTTGGAGATCATCAAAGATCGCATGGCCATCGAATCATTCATTCAAACCGATGCAGCCGTAAATCCCGGTAATAGCGGTGGGGCCCTGGTCAATTTAGAAGGAAATCTGATTGGCATCAATACAGCCATCGCCTCTCCTACCGGAACCTATGCAGGATATGCCTTTGCAGTTCCTGCCAATATCGTGAAGAAGGTCGTTACAGACCTCAAGCAATATGGCTCTGTTCAGCGCGCCTTTCTGGGTGTAGCAAATATGCAAGCGCTAAATGGAGAATTATCCAAAAAGTTGGGGATTGACCTGACAGAGGGTGTTTATGTGGGAGAGCTTACAGAGCAGGGCGGCGCCTATCAGGGCGGCTTACAGGCAGGAGATGTGATCGTAAGTATCGATGGAGTTAAAACCCGCAACGAAGCCAAATTGCTGGAGCTGATAGGAAGAAATCGTCCCGGCGACCAGATTGACGTAAAAGTTTATCGAAATAAAAAGAATCGCAGTTTCCGGGTTACCCTGACCAATGCATATGGGGAAACAGTCATTCTCGCTCCGGAAAGGAATGAAACCCTAAATAAACTCGGATTGAGTATACGAGACCTCAGTGAGAAAGAAATGTCACGCCTGAATATTGAAAGAGGGATACTCGTAGAAAAGCTTTATGCAGGTTTATTAAGGAGTCAAACCTCTATCCGCGAAAAGTTCATCGTTCTCAAATTCAATGGAGAACTGATTGACAGCGCCGAAGACTTTACCAAAGCACTGGAAACTAGCAAAGAAAAAGTGAGTATTACCGGATTCTATCCTCGATACAACAGACTTCAAACCTATGAATTTGATATGGGTTTGGCTGAAAATACAAACTAG
- a CDS encoding YceI family protein, whose protein sequence is MRLSFKLCSISLLAIMLFGFQTAVNPINYKINSSAAKVSFIIKNAGLNVDGEFSGLSGTINFDKENPSAGKIEANIPVKSIDTGINKRDNHLRSEDYFEVEKYPNIKFVSSSISATKDGYNVSGNFSIKATTKSVTIPFTFENNVFVGKFNIDRRDYGVGGNSWIMGDKVKISFEIPVEAL, encoded by the coding sequence ATGCGACTATCTTTCAAATTATGCTCAATCAGCCTCCTGGCTATCATGCTATTTGGCTTCCAGACAGCTGTAAACCCTATCAATTATAAGATTAATTCCTCCGCCGCTAAGGTAAGCTTTATCATAAAGAATGCCGGACTTAACGTAGACGGTGAATTTTCTGGTCTTTCTGGTACGATCAACTTTGATAAAGAGAATCCTTCGGCGGGTAAAATAGAGGCAAATATCCCTGTAAAAAGTATAGACACAGGCATAAATAAACGGGATAATCACCTGAGGAGTGAGGATTATTTTGAAGTCGAAAAGTACCCGAATATCAAATTTGTTTCGAGCAGTATTTCAGCGACTAAAGATGGATACAATGTAAGTGGAAACTTCAGCATAAAAGCCACAACGAAATCTGTAACGATACCTTTTACTTTTGAGAACAATGTCTTCGTGGGGAAGTTTAATATTGATCGCAGAGATTATGGAGTAGGGGGGAATAGCTGGATCATGGGAGATAAAGTGAAAATCTCATTCGAAATACCTGTAGAGGCCTTATAG
- a CDS encoding MFS transporter, translated as MKNLKALIFLFSANTISGFAQGITMLAIPWHILGLAEGKFKNAMMVTTVTVIVLFWGLYAGTLIDKYNRKHIFLSTTGIGGLILLSISAFGFLNGGVNFPLIAMVYLMTVMLYSVHYPNLYAFVQELFEPEYYSRVNSAIEIQGQTTNFIGMMLGALLLDGTQEVNWWPESWKFDAWSLHEIFLLDGITYVLGFICIALIPYTRSANWKPDKGKMIQRLKFGFNYLQQNPSIFIFGIASHVLFFSLIVVVQALGPIYVKEYLNESASVLSFFKGFYALGALSAGLLGLSTFIRKSNLVRQIIFLLSFAGILYFLLSVTQSIWITLLGGFLLGICNAGTRIHRITYLVRIVPNEVIGRANSFFAVVNILMRAAFIALLAVPFFADEGNGPNIIYASLLLSLIMFLAAGVLWAKFDAFDKEASSG; from the coding sequence TTGAAAAACCTTAAAGCACTAATATTTCTTTTCAGTGCGAATACCATCAGCGGATTCGCTCAAGGCATCACCATGTTGGCGATCCCCTGGCATATTCTGGGATTAGCTGAAGGAAAATTTAAAAATGCCATGATGGTTACGACGGTAACTGTCATTGTCCTGTTCTGGGGCTTATATGCAGGCACACTGATAGATAAATACAATCGTAAACACATTTTCCTTTCAACTACAGGGATTGGAGGCCTTATCTTGCTGAGTATCTCTGCATTTGGTTTTCTAAATGGAGGGGTAAATTTCCCTTTGATTGCCATGGTCTATCTCATGACCGTGATGCTCTACAGTGTCCATTATCCCAATCTGTATGCATTTGTACAGGAGTTATTTGAGCCTGAGTATTATTCCCGGGTAAATTCTGCGATCGAGATACAAGGGCAAACCACCAATTTTATCGGCATGATGCTAGGCGCCCTGCTTCTGGATGGTACACAAGAAGTAAACTGGTGGCCGGAATCCTGGAAATTTGATGCCTGGAGTTTGCACGAGATATTTCTTTTGGACGGAATAACCTATGTACTAGGCTTTATATGTATTGCCCTCATACCTTATACCCGTAGTGCCAATTGGAAACCGGATAAAGGAAAGATGATCCAGCGACTGAAATTTGGCTTCAATTATCTCCAGCAGAACCCGTCCATATTCATATTTGGGATTGCTTCTCATGTGCTTTTTTTCTCCCTCATAGTAGTTGTACAGGCTTTGGGGCCGATTTATGTAAAAGAATACCTGAATGAATCAGCTTCTGTCCTTTCCTTTTTCAAAGGCTTCTATGCCCTGGGGGCCTTGAGCGCGGGTTTGCTGGGACTGTCGACTTTCATCCGAAAAAGCAATCTCGTCCGGCAAATCATTTTTCTCCTCAGTTTCGCGGGAATCCTCTATTTCCTTTTATCTGTGACCCAATCCATCTGGATTACCCTCCTGGGAGGCTTCTTACTGGGGATCTGCAATGCAGGAACCCGCATTCATCGTATCACTTATCTGGTTCGTATCGTCCCCAATGAGGTCATTGGTCGCGCCAATTCCTTTTTCGCCGTAGTAAATATCCTCATGCGAGCTGCCTTTATTGCTTTGCTGGCCGTACCATTTTTCGCGGATGAAGGCAATGGCCCCAACATCATTTATGCTTCGCTTTTATTGAGTTTGATCATGTTTTTGGCTGCCGGAGTCCTCTGGGCCAAATTTGATGCTTTTGATAAGGAGGCGAGTAGTGGGTAG
- a CDS encoding MFS transporter, whose translation MNYLQLLRRYPNYIAYGALHFFFSSPGQTFFISLFVLYFTQELSISHIDFDWLYSGGTLLSAAVLPFVGKWVDEIKLRYFSIGLAICFALVCMGVATFNSIYLLFFLIFGLRLCGQGLMCLTANTAIGRYFHETRGKALSLVNFGVSIGESVLPPLLVLLIAAIGWRNSWWVISATVLLIFLPLVISLVKLDSPFQFAPEDEEETEENIDAASRLQSSKSKTRAEALKEPRFYFLVLISLFMPFFSTGVMINSSIVGSSYGWSLELVALSISAFGIARLLMNFISGWLIDTFSGIWVFGLQVVPLIPGVALMLLFPNPGSWVIFFILMGVSASLNSLSGTATWAEIYGTRYLGSIRSLASTFGVFSTAAAPIILGFGLADIESQQWTFAISIAVMLLLSLLGIVLARRKE comes from the coding sequence ATGAACTACCTCCAATTGCTTCGCCGCTACCCCAACTACATTGCCTATGGGGCATTGCATTTTTTCTTTTCCAGTCCCGGCCAGACTTTCTTCATTTCTCTCTTTGTCCTCTATTTCACGCAAGAGCTTTCGATTAGCCATATCGACTTTGATTGGTTGTATAGTGGGGGGACTTTGCTGAGTGCTGCAGTTCTTCCTTTTGTAGGGAAATGGGTAGACGAAATCAAGCTTCGCTACTTCAGCATCGGCCTGGCCATCTGTTTTGCTTTGGTGTGTATGGGGGTTGCTACTTTCAACAGCATCTATCTCCTCTTCTTTCTGATCTTTGGTTTGCGCTTGTGTGGGCAAGGTCTGATGTGTCTCACAGCCAATACCGCTATAGGTAGATATTTTCATGAAACCAGAGGGAAAGCCCTGTCTTTGGTCAATTTTGGAGTTTCTATTGGAGAAAGTGTACTTCCCCCCCTGCTAGTCCTATTGATTGCAGCGATAGGTTGGAGGAATAGTTGGTGGGTGATCAGTGCTACTGTACTATTGATATTCCTTCCCCTCGTGATCAGCCTGGTCAAACTGGATAGTCCCTTTCAATTTGCGCCGGAAGATGAGGAAGAGACTGAGGAAAATATAGACGCAGCCTCTCGACTCCAATCTTCAAAAAGTAAGACCCGGGCAGAAGCACTTAAAGAACCCAGATTCTATTTTCTCGTCCTCATTAGCCTCTTCATGCCCTTCTTCTCCACAGGCGTTATGATCAACAGCAGCATTGTGGGAAGTTCTTACGGATGGTCCCTCGAACTCGTAGCCCTGAGTATCTCCGCATTCGGCATCGCCCGCCTGCTGATGAACTTTATTTCTGGTTGGCTAATTGATACCTTTTCAGGTATATGGGTATTTGGATTGCAGGTAGTTCCCCTCATTCCCGGCGTAGCCCTTATGCTTCTTTTCCCTAATCCGGGCTCCTGGGTGATTTTCTTCATTTTGATGGGAGTCAGTGCCAGCCTCAATTCCCTTAGCGGCACAGCTACCTGGGCAGAAATTTATGGCACGCGTTATCTCGGAAGTATCCGAAGTTTAGCCTCCACTTTCGGAGTATTTTCTACCGCCGCCGCCCCTATCATTTTGGGTTTTGGCCTGGCAGACATCGAGAGTCAACAATGGACCTTTGCGATTTCAATTGCCGTAATGCTTTTGTTGAGTCTATTGGGAATAGTCTTAGCCAGGAGGAAAGAGTAG
- a CDS encoding membrane dipeptidase, whose amino-acid sequence MSQNLPVFDLHCDLLSYLHMADDASIHSEDVIGASYPFLKKGNVQLQVCAIFSLTQSGSYAFANAQLKHFSQLIEGPEFSAGRSEVEIRKAQEENKPAIFASIENASGLLEEEEPISLLEERLDEFIKGTGRLLYISFTHHLANRFGGGNFSDNLPITSDGKSLLACMDGKNIAVDLSHTSDALAEGILTEIEQQRYDIPVIASHSNFRPICDHPRNLPDEFAKEIVHRKGLIGINFVRDFVGRKGAEMLYEHIQYGIEEIGAGEHLAFGADYFDERMIPDQERRPFFYPQHKNASKFPAILEEMKEKGFSQDQLEKISHKNAEDFIRRLG is encoded by the coding sequence ATGAGCCAGAATCTTCCTGTCTTTGATCTCCACTGCGATCTGTTAAGCTATCTGCATATGGCAGATGATGCCTCCATTCATTCAGAAGATGTGATCGGTGCGAGTTATCCATTTTTGAAGAAAGGGAATGTACAGCTACAGGTCTGTGCCATATTTTCTCTGACGCAGAGCGGAAGTTATGCTTTCGCCAACGCTCAGCTAAAACACTTCAGCCAACTGATAGAAGGACCTGAATTTTCTGCAGGCCGATCTGAAGTAGAAATTAGAAAAGCTCAAGAAGAAAATAAACCCGCAATTTTCGCTTCTATCGAAAATGCATCTGGCTTGCTTGAAGAAGAGGAGCCGATCAGCCTATTGGAGGAAAGGCTAGATGAATTTATCAAAGGAACGGGCCGACTGCTTTATATCAGCTTTACCCACCATCTCGCCAATCGTTTTGGAGGAGGAAATTTCAGCGACAACCTACCGATTACTTCTGACGGCAAAAGCCTTTTGGCCTGCATGGATGGGAAGAATATAGCTGTAGATCTTTCTCATACAAGTGATGCTTTGGCAGAGGGGATCCTGACAGAGATCGAACAGCAGCGATATGATATTCCCGTCATTGCCAGTCATTCAAATTTTCGCCCGATTTGCGATCATCCCCGAAACCTGCCGGATGAGTTTGCCAAAGAAATCGTCCACAGGAAAGGCCTGATCGGAATCAATTTTGTTCGGGATTTTGTCGGGAGAAAAGGAGCTGAAATGCTCTATGAACATATCCAATATGGAATTGAAGAAATCGGGGCCGGGGAACATCTCGCTTTTGGAGCTGATTATTTTGATGAAAGGATGATTCCGGATCAGGAACGCAGGCCATTTTTCTATCCCCAACATAAGAATGCTTCCAAATTTCCTGCTATCCTTGAGGAAATGAAGGAGAAGGGCTTTAGTCAGGATCAACTTGAAAAGATTTCACATAAAAATGCCGAAGACTTCATCCGCAGATTAGGATAA
- a CDS encoding response regulator, which produces MRFFLIPFLLVLFLVSTNQLQAQKEKLDVYYMALEDADGERKVDLMLDIINKLRVADRTEAQKLAKDALKLSNSLKYVEGQIKSNYYLGILDRDRGRYNRAISATEKGLELAKSTKNTEEMLMGNKLMQTIYMLKQDLENATAYQNAYKLIRDSLSSLHLTKELNQLQEKLEVEKSNTVAVLTESKNIESELRANLMEEENKRIQQEMEIIKLERESAELEKQAMENMMLLNKKIAEEEKATNQRNLAIAGVIVSLLGILGIFLWVRVRQQRRRAQIETERREKMEQVDQLKDQFLANTSHELRTPLNGIIGLAESLEDRATNDFQEENLSMIISSARRLSSLVDDILDFSRIRNQEVRLNSKAIDPYALVEMIVKLNQPLAKKKRLKLSHNIPKDIPAIHGDENRLQQILHNLVGNAIKFTPKGFIEVSAEEKEGKLLISVADSGIGIDEEKQASIFLEFSQADASISRTYNGSGLGLSISKKLVELHGGELSVQSVSGEGSVFSFSIPLSWETVQEPIIEAPLVSHLLEVDPLPKASGKRAPGKVRESGVLTQNINGKGHFKILIVDDEPVNQQVFQNHFLDQAIETHSAMNGEEALEILENEGKFDLVLLDVMMPRMTGYDVCKHIRQKFSASELPVIMVTAKNQVQDLVEGLSTGANDYLAKPFSKDELLARVKTHLNLYSINSATGRFVPYQFLRALGKENITEVHLGDHVSKDVNVFFSDIRRYTSLSEKMTPEENFRFVNSYAGRMGPIIQKYKGFVNQYMGDGIMAIFQNQTEDAVQAALEMQRMIREYNSERLQMDRTPIEVGMGIHTGPLVMGIIGDSKRTEPATISDTVNLASRMEGLTKFYGSKLLLSEDTFRTLKAPDTIAHRFLGKVQVKGKEQAIGVYEIFDLDGNPLDKPKWENREKFKLALENYYLQNFAQSQKLFEDVIAQNHLDKAAEFYLKRSKEYKLDGAPEAWSGVEMMQTK; this is translated from the coding sequence AAAAGGAGAAACTGGACGTCTACTATATGGCACTTGAGGATGCTGACGGAGAACGCAAAGTGGACCTGATGCTAGATATTATCAACAAACTCCGTGTTGCAGATCGAACTGAAGCCCAAAAACTGGCAAAAGACGCCCTCAAACTTTCCAACTCCCTCAAATATGTAGAAGGTCAGATCAAGAGCAATTATTATCTCGGTATCCTCGATAGAGATCGGGGACGATACAATAGAGCCATTTCGGCAACCGAGAAAGGACTTGAACTCGCAAAAAGCACAAAGAATACCGAAGAAATGTTGATGGGCAATAAGCTCATGCAGACCATTTATATGCTTAAGCAGGACCTAGAAAACGCAACTGCCTATCAAAATGCTTATAAACTGATTCGAGACAGTCTTTCCAGCTTACATCTTACCAAAGAACTGAACCAATTGCAGGAAAAACTGGAAGTTGAAAAAAGTAATACCGTAGCTGTGCTTACAGAGAGCAAAAATATAGAATCAGAACTTCGGGCCAATTTGATGGAGGAAGAGAATAAGCGGATTCAGCAGGAAATGGAGATCATAAAACTTGAGCGGGAAAGTGCAGAGTTGGAAAAGCAGGCCATGGAAAACATGATGCTACTCAACAAAAAGATTGCGGAAGAGGAAAAAGCCACCAATCAAAGAAATCTCGCCATTGCGGGAGTCATTGTTTCCCTTTTGGGCATTCTGGGCATCTTTTTGTGGGTAAGAGTCAGGCAACAAAGAAGGAGGGCACAGATTGAAACAGAACGTCGAGAAAAAATGGAGCAGGTGGATCAATTGAAAGACCAGTTCCTCGCAAATACCTCCCACGAACTCAGAACCCCACTCAATGGAATTATTGGATTGGCAGAATCCTTAGAGGACCGAGCGACCAATGATTTTCAAGAAGAAAACCTTTCCATGATCATTTCCTCTGCCAGAAGATTATCCAGTCTGGTGGATGATATCCTCGATTTCTCCCGAATCAGAAATCAGGAAGTCCGGCTAAACTCAAAAGCTATCGATCCCTATGCATTGGTCGAAATGATTGTCAAACTCAATCAACCTTTAGCCAAAAAGAAGCGACTCAAACTCAGCCATAATATTCCCAAAGATATTCCTGCGATTCACGGAGATGAAAATCGACTTCAGCAAATTCTACACAATCTCGTAGGCAATGCGATCAAATTTACCCCTAAAGGATTTATAGAAGTATCTGCTGAGGAAAAAGAAGGCAAACTACTCATTTCTGTAGCTGATTCAGGTATAGGGATTGATGAGGAAAAGCAAGCCTCCATCTTCCTTGAGTTTTCTCAGGCGGATGCCAGCATTTCGAGGACCTATAATGGTTCAGGTCTGGGATTGAGTATCAGTAAAAAACTGGTAGAACTTCATGGAGGGGAGCTTTCTGTACAATCGGTTTCCGGAGAAGGTTCGGTATTTAGTTTTAGTATTCCCCTAAGTTGGGAAACAGTACAAGAGCCTATCATTGAAGCTCCACTTGTTTCTCATTTACTGGAAGTCGATCCCCTTCCTAAAGCTTCCGGAAAAAGAGCCCCGGGAAAAGTGAGGGAAAGTGGGGTTTTGACTCAGAACATCAATGGGAAAGGGCACTTTAAAATCCTGATCGTTGATGATGAACCCGTAAACCAACAGGTATTCCAAAATCATTTTCTGGATCAAGCCATTGAAACCCATTCTGCCATGAATGGAGAAGAAGCCCTGGAAATCCTCGAAAATGAAGGCAAATTTGACCTGGTTTTGCTGGATGTGATGATGCCCCGGATGACAGGCTATGATGTCTGTAAGCATATTCGTCAGAAGTTTTCAGCCAGCGAATTGCCGGTGATCATGGTAACAGCTAAAAACCAGGTGCAGGATTTGGTGGAAGGCCTATCTACCGGAGCCAATGACTATCTGGCCAAACCTTTCTCCAAAGACGAATTACTGGCCCGGGTTAAAACCCATTTAAATCTATACAGCATCAACTCTGCCACCGGTAGATTTGTCCCCTATCAATTCCTCCGGGCTTTGGGGAAAGAGAATATCACCGAAGTCCATCTGGGCGATCATGTTTCCAAAGATGTAAATGTGTTTTTCTCTGATATTCGAAGATATACCAGCCTTTCTGAAAAAATGACTCCGGAAGAAAATTTCCGTTTCGTCAATTCTTATGCTGGAAGAATGGGGCCCATTATCCAGAAATACAAAGGCTTCGTCAATCAGTATATGGGAGATGGCATCATGGCAATTTTCCAAAACCAAACCGAAGATGCCGTACAAGCAGCTTTGGAAATGCAGCGCATGATCCGTGAATACAATTCAGAACGCCTCCAAATGGATCGTACCCCTATCGAAGTCGGGATGGGGATTCATACAGGCCCACTGGTTATGGGTATCATTGGAGATTCAAAACGGACGGAACCCGCGACCATTTCAGATACTGTAAATCTCGCTTCTCGCATGGAAGGCTTGACCAAATTTTATGGTTCGAAGCTCCTTTTGAGTGAAGATACCTTCCGTACCCTCAAAGCACCTGATACGATCGCTCATAGATTCCTTGGCAAAGTGCAGGTAAAGGGTAAAGAGCAGGCGATTGGGGTGTATGAAATTTTCGATCTGGACGGCAATCCGCTCGATAAACCCAAATGGGAAAATCGAGAAAAATTCAAATTAGCTCTGGAGAATTATTACCTCCAAAATTTTGCACAATCTCAAAAGCTATTTGAAGATGTTATCGCTCAAAATCATCTGGATAAAGCTGCCGAATTTTACCTCAAAAGATCCAAAGAATATAAGCTTGATGGAGCACCAGAAGCCTGGTCAGGAGTGGAAATGATGCAGACGAAATAA